A part of Desulfotomaculum nigrificans DSM 574 genomic DNA contains:
- a CDS encoding 2-hydroxyacyl-CoA dehydratase translates to MSNILNVGLDIGSTTVKMVILDKDDNIVYKNYLRHFSDIKNTVLAMFQDAKSVLQKNLLTVMVTGSGGFNISQKLQIPFIQEVIACTNAIKKAIPNTDAAIELGGEDAKITYFGESIEQRMNGTCAGGTGAFIDQMASLLQTDAAGLNELAKQHKHIYPIASRCGVFAKTDIQPLLNEGAAKEDIAASVLQAVVNQTISGLAQGRPISGNVAFLGGPLYFMSELRKRFIETLDLSDDNVIFPADAQFFVAIGAALSSREVQPVPYECLYERAPMLYNLGNEDSEKLEPLFASAEEYEKFKQRHAQHTVKRVDLASYQGNAYLGIDAGSTTTKIALISENGELLYSHYGSNMGSPLESTIEALRDLYRQINPNTKIVNSAVTGYGEQLIKVALKVDIGEIETVAHYKAADFFLPGVDFVLDIGGQDMKSMVIKDGVIDSIMLNEACSSGCGSFIETFANSLNMEVKDFSRLGLESKNPVDLGTRCTVFMNSKVKQAQKEGASISDISAGISLSVIKNALFKVIRLRSPEDLGQKVVVQGGTFYNDAVLRALEKIIGREVVRPDIAGIMGAFGAALIARERYQEGYQSSLLQGEDLSNFTTETLMKRCGLCGNNCLLTVKRFSDGREFISGNRCERGAGKEKVKNDIPNLYEYKYKRLFNYRPLPEEKATRGTIGLPRVLNMYEDYPFWFTFFTELGYRVIISSRSSKRIYELGMETIPSESVCYPAKLVHGHVTDLVRRGVKKIFYPCIPYNIQEDPEANNRYNCPIVTSYPETINANMDILKDKDITFYHPFLPIDMPNRMEKRLIEELAPEGIPKHEIARAVKKAYAELEKYKEDVRQKGEETLKYISEHKIKGIVLAGRPYHIDPEINHGIPEMIKSYGFAVLSEDSIRHLTKVERPLRVVDQWVYHSRMYAAATYVAGQPNLELIQLNSFGCGLDAVTTDQVKEILDAYGKIYTVIKIDEISNLGAARIRVRSLIAAINERDKRNFVPKKLYHYPGRAVFTPEMKEKHTILAPQMSPIHFQFLKTGFVKAGYNIEVLPSVDKSAIDEGLRYVHNDACYPTIIVVGQLMKALKSGKYDLNNTSVIITQTGGGCRATNYIAIIRKALRDAGMGQVPVISLSTGSTGLENNPGFKITFSMLNHLIMGLVYGDLLMRVLYRVRPYEKVPGSANSLYQYWVDKCQQSLVSGRLKDFRENIYNIVRDFDNLEIHEDLVKPRVGIVGEILVKFHPTANNNIVELLEAEGAEAVVPDLTDFLLYCAYDNKIKYQLLSGSFRSMLSGYFSINQIEFFRRDMKKALAASKRFEPPRSIQEIARYAAKHLSLGNQTGEGWFLTGEMVELIHSGVNNIVCLQPFACLPNHITGKGMIKELRRSYPLVNIAPIDYDPGASEVNQLNRIKLMLSVAMKNLAKNNALSEHR, encoded by the coding sequence GTAAAGATGGTTATTTTGGATAAGGATGACAATATCGTTTATAAAAATTATTTAAGACATTTCTCCGATATCAAAAACACCGTTTTAGCCATGTTTCAAGACGCCAAATCTGTGCTGCAAAAAAACCTGTTAACCGTAATGGTGACAGGTTCCGGTGGTTTTAATATCTCCCAAAAACTGCAGATACCTTTTATTCAAGAGGTTATTGCTTGTACTAATGCCATTAAAAAGGCCATTCCCAATACTGATGCCGCCATTGAATTAGGCGGCGAGGACGCCAAGATTACCTATTTTGGAGAATCAATTGAACAAAGAATGAACGGAACTTGTGCCGGTGGGACCGGGGCTTTTATTGACCAGATGGCCTCCTTATTACAAACCGATGCTGCGGGATTAAATGAACTGGCCAAGCAACATAAACATATATATCCCATTGCCTCAAGATGTGGTGTATTTGCTAAGACAGATATTCAGCCTTTATTGAATGAAGGCGCGGCCAAGGAGGATATTGCCGCATCTGTCCTGCAAGCCGTAGTTAACCAAACCATCAGCGGGTTGGCCCAGGGCCGGCCCATCAGTGGTAATGTGGCCTTTTTAGGCGGGCCGCTGTATTTCATGTCCGAGCTAAGAAAGCGGTTCATCGAAACCCTTGATTTATCAGATGATAATGTTATTTTCCCGGCAGATGCCCAATTTTTTGTAGCCATTGGGGCAGCCTTATCTTCCCGGGAAGTTCAGCCCGTACCCTATGAATGTTTATATGAACGGGCCCCCATGTTATATAACCTGGGTAATGAAGATAGTGAGAAACTGGAGCCGCTGTTTGCCAGTGCAGAGGAATATGAAAAATTTAAACAAAGACATGCCCAACATACAGTCAAAAGAGTAGACTTGGCTAGCTATCAAGGGAATGCTTACCTGGGTATAGATGCCGGGTCTACCACCACCAAGATAGCCCTGATTAGTGAAAATGGGGAATTATTATACTCCCACTATGGCAGCAATATGGGGAGCCCGCTGGAATCCACCATCGAGGCCTTAAGGGACCTATACCGCCAGATAAACCCAAATACCAAAATTGTCAATTCCGCTGTCACCGGTTATGGGGAACAATTAATCAAGGTGGCCCTTAAGGTGGATATTGGTGAAATTGAAACCGTCGCCCATTATAAAGCAGCGGACTTTTTCCTGCCGGGGGTTGATTTTGTTTTGGATATTGGCGGGCAGGATATGAAAAGCATGGTGATTAAAGACGGGGTTATAGACTCCATTATGTTAAATGAGGCCTGTTCCTCCGGCTGTGGCTCATTCATTGAGACCTTTGCCAATTCACTCAACATGGAGGTAAAGGATTTTTCCAGACTTGGCCTTGAGTCAAAGAATCCGGTGGATTTGGGCACCCGTTGTACTGTTTTTATGAACTCTAAAGTGAAACAAGCCCAAAAAGAAGGGGCCAGTATCAGTGATATTTCCGCCGGCATTTCACTTTCTGTCATTAAAAATGCCCTATTTAAGGTAATCAGATTAAGAAGTCCGGAAGATTTAGGTCAAAAGGTGGTGGTTCAGGGAGGCACCTTTTATAATGATGCAGTGCTGCGGGCTCTGGAAAAAATTATCGGTAGAGAAGTGGTGCGTCCGGATATTGCCGGCATCATGGGTGCCTTCGGGGCTGCTTTAATTGCCCGGGAGCGTTACCAAGAGGGTTATCAATCAAGTCTACTGCAGGGAGAAGACCTATCAAACTTTACCACCGAGACATTGATGAAACGGTGCGGCTTATGCGGCAACAATTGTTTGCTTACAGTTAAACGCTTTTCGGATGGGCGTGAGTTTATCTCGGGGAATAGATGTGAAAGGGGCGCCGGTAAAGAGAAGGTAAAAAACGACATTCCTAACCTTTATGAATACAAATATAAAAGGTTATTTAACTACCGGCCGCTGCCCGAAGAAAAAGCAACCCGGGGGACCATCGGTTTGCCCAGGGTATTAAATATGTATGAGGATTACCCCTTCTGGTTTACATTTTTCACCGAACTGGGGTACCGGGTGATTATTTCCAGCCGGTCATCCAAGAGAATATACGAGTTAGGGATGGAAACCATTCCCTCGGAATCGGTGTGTTACCCGGCCAAGCTGGTGCACGGGCATGTTACTGATTTGGTGCGCCGGGGTGTCAAGAAGATATTTTACCCCTGTATACCGTATAACATCCAGGAGGACCCGGAGGCCAACAACAGGTATAACTGTCCCATTGTCACCTCTTACCCGGAAACCATCAATGCCAATATGGATATTCTTAAGGACAAAGATATAACTTTTTATCACCCCTTTTTACCCATTGACATGCCTAACCGGATGGAAAAACGGTTGATTGAGGAACTGGCACCGGAAGGTATACCAAAGCATGAGATAGCCAGAGCGGTTAAAAAGGCTTATGCCGAGCTGGAGAAATATAAGGAAGATGTGCGGCAAAAGGGAGAGGAAACCCTCAAATATATAAGCGAACATAAAATAAAGGGCATTGTATTGGCCGGGCGACCTTACCATATTGACCCGGAAATTAACCATGGCATACCGGAAATGATAAAATCCTACGGCTTTGCCGTGCTGTCTGAGGACTCCATCAGGCACCTGACCAAGGTTGAACGACCCCTGCGGGTGGTGGATCAGTGGGTTTACCATTCCAGAATGTATGCGGCTGCCACCTACGTGGCTGGGCAGCCAAACCTGGAATTAATCCAACTGAATTCCTTCGGCTGTGGTTTAGATGCTGTAACCACCGACCAGGTGAAGGAAATCCTGGATGCCTATGGCAAGATCTATACCGTAATTAAAATAGATGAAATTAGTAACCTGGGGGCGGCCAGGATCAGGGTACGGTCTTTAATCGCAGCCATTAATGAGCGGGATAAGAGAAACTTTGTCCCCAAAAAACTTTACCATTACCCTGGTAGAGCGGTATTTACCCCGGAAATGAAGGAGAAGCATACAATTTTAGCCCCCCAAATGTCGCCCATTCATTTCCAATTTTTAAAGACCGGGTTTGTTAAAGCAGGCTACAATATTGAAGTTCTGCCCTCGGTGGATAAATCGGCCATTGATGAAGGCCTGCGCTACGTGCATAATGATGCTTGCTACCCCACCATTATAGTGGTTGGTCAGTTAATGAAGGCCTTAAAATCCGGGAAGTACGATTTAAATAACACTTCGGTTATCATTACCCAGACAGGCGGCGGCTGCCGGGCCACCAACTATATTGCTATTATCAGGAAGGCCCTGCGGGATGCGGGTATGGGGCAGGTGCCGGTTATTTCCCTGTCCACCGGATCTACCGGCCTGGAAAACAATCCCGGCTTTAAAATTACCTTCTCCATGCTTAACCACCTGATTATGGGGTTGGTTTACGGTGATCTTTTAATGAGGGTTTTATACCGGGTGCGGCCCTATGAAAAGGTACCTGGTTCCGCCAACAGTTTATATCAGTATTGGGTGGATAAGTGCCAGCAATCTCTGGTCAGCGGGCGGCTGAAAGATTTTAGAGAAAATATCTATAATATAGTTAGGGACTTTGATAACCTGGAAATTCATGAGGACCTGGTTAAACCCCGGGTGGGCATCGTGGGTGAGATACTGGTTAAGTTTCACCCCACAGCTAATAACAACATTGTTGAGTTGTTGGAAGCAGAAGGGGCCGAGGCTGTGGTGCCGGATCTGACAGATTTTCTTTTGTACTGTGCCTACGACAACAAGATTAAATATCAGCTCTTGTCGGGAAGTTTTCGGAGTATGTTATCCGGGTATTTTTCCATTAATCAAATTGAGTTCTTCCGGCGGGATATGAAAAAGGCACTGGCGGCCAGTAAGCGGTTTGAACCTCCCAGGTCCATTCAGGAGATAGCCAGGTATGCTGCCAAACACCTGTCACTGGGTAACCAAACCGGGGAAGGTTGGTTCTTAACCGGTGAAATGGTGGAGCTTATTCATAGCGGGGTAAATAACATTGTTTGTCTGCAGCCCTTTGCCTGCTTACCTAACCATATCACAGGCAAAGGCATGATTAAAGAGTTAAGGCGGTCCTATCCCTTAGTTAACATTGCCCCCATTGACTATGACCCGGGGGCCAGTGAAGTTAACCAACTAAACCGGATCAAGCTAATGCTTTCCGTGGCCATGAAGAACTTGGCAAAGAATAACGCCCTGTCAGAGCACAGGTAA
- a CDS encoding peptide chain release factor 3 codes for MSQAIHEIKRRRTFAIISHPDAGKTTLTEKLLLYGGAVRLAGAVKSRKSKQYAVSDWMELERQRGISVTSSVLQFDYQGHKINILDTPGHQDFSEDTYRTLMAADSAVMLIDAAKGVEEQTKKLFHVCRKRGIPIFTFINKMDRHGKEPLDLLDEIEKVLSIKSYPMNWPIGRGREFKGIYDRATSKIELFTGTGHGATIVPTRVGDLSDPAITGAMNESVYNLLKEDLELLDLAGDNFDLDLIAKGELTPVYFGSALTNFGVGAFLDSFIELAPAPHEKPSTAGIIRPEQEEFSGFIFKIQANMDPAHRDRIAFLRICSGVFHRGMTVKHVPTGKNIRLSQSKQFMAQDATIIEEAYPGDIIGIFDPGIFRIGDTLTEKSNFAYEAIPKFQPEIFARVHLKDAMKRKQFVKGIEELTDEGAIQRFRHPDIGLEAPIIGAVGILQFEVLEYRLKHEYGVDISLEHLPFSLARWATGNNLTPQMLKTGDNLVVKDDDGNLVVLFRNQWSLNWEMDRNKQVTYLEHPPTQGINYVA; via the coding sequence ATGAGCCAAGCAATTCATGAGATAAAAAGGAGAAGAACCTTCGCCATTATTTCTCACCCGGATGCCGGTAAAACAACCCTCACAGAAAAGTTACTTTTATACGGTGGGGCAGTGCGGCTGGCGGGAGCAGTCAAATCCCGCAAGTCCAAACAGTACGCGGTTTCCGACTGGATGGAATTAGAGCGGCAGCGGGGTATTTCGGTGACCTCCAGTGTTTTGCAGTTTGACTATCAAGGACACAAAATTAACATCCTGGACACCCCCGGTCACCAGGATTTCAGTGAGGATACTTATCGTACCCTGATGGCAGCGGATAGTGCTGTCATGTTAATTGATGCAGCCAAAGGGGTGGAGGAACAAACCAAAAAGTTGTTCCATGTTTGCCGGAAAAGGGGTATCCCCATCTTCACCTTTATAAATAAAATGGACCGGCATGGTAAAGAACCCCTGGACCTGCTGGATGAAATCGAAAAGGTTTTATCTATTAAGTCCTACCCTATGAACTGGCCCATTGGCAGGGGACGGGAATTTAAGGGAATTTATGACCGGGCAACATCGAAAATAGAACTCTTCACCGGCACCGGACACGGTGCCACCATTGTGCCCACCAGGGTGGGGGATTTATCTGATCCGGCCATTACCGGAGCCATGAATGAGTCCGTCTACAACTTATTAAAAGAAGATTTAGAACTGCTGGATTTAGCCGGGGATAATTTTGACCTGGATCTGATTGCCAAAGGGGAACTTACACCGGTTTATTTCGGCAGCGCTTTGACTAACTTTGGTGTGGGGGCCTTTTTGGATTCCTTTATTGAATTGGCCCCGGCTCCCCATGAAAAGCCCTCCACCGCGGGCATAATCCGTCCCGAACAGGAGGAATTTTCCGGGTTCATTTTTAAAATTCAAGCCAATATGGACCCGGCCCACCGGGATAGAATTGCCTTCCTGCGCATTTGCTCCGGTGTTTTCCACCGGGGCATGACGGTGAAGCATGTCCCAACGGGTAAAAACATCCGGTTATCCCAGTCGAAACAATTTATGGCCCAGGATGCCACCATCATTGAGGAAGCCTACCCCGGAGATATCATTGGTATCTTTGATCCGGGTATTTTTCGCATCGGTGATACCTTGACCGAGAAGAGCAACTTTGCTTATGAAGCCATCCCCAAATTTCAACCGGAGATATTCGCCCGGGTGCATTTAAAGGATGCCATGAAAAGAAAACAGTTTGTCAAAGGCATTGAGGAACTTACCGACGAGGGGGCTATTCAACGGTTCCGTCACCCGGATATTGGACTGGAGGCACCAATTATTGGGGCAGTGGGCATTCTCCAGTTCGAGGTTTTGGAATACCGGCTGAAGCATGAGTATGGGGTGGATATAAGTTTAGAACACCTGCCCTTTAGTCTGGCCCGTTGGGCCACCGGAAACAATTTAACGCCACAGATGCTTAAAACGGGAGATAACCTGGTGGTTAAAGATGATGATGGTAACCTGGTGGTTTTATTTAGAAACCAGTGGTCTTTAAACTGGGAGATGGATCGCAACAAACAAGTAACCTACCTGGAACACCCGCCTACCCAGGGAATAAATTATGTAGCTTAA
- a CDS encoding putative ABC transporter permease, translating to MIKRLFIYGMVGWGLEVLWTGFLSALAGDWRLTSTTYLWMFPIYGMAVLLEDFHDGIRRWPWWARGTFWVVAIWFIEMSSGMLIKALTGTIPWDYTGSTPWQVGWFIRLDMAPLWFVVGLLFERLHDFLIRKLRIY from the coding sequence ATGATTAAGCGATTATTTATTTACGGAATGGTTGGCTGGGGCCTGGAGGTATTATGGACCGGTTTTCTATCTGCCCTGGCCGGTGATTGGCGTTTAACCTCCACCACTTACCTGTGGATGTTTCCTATTTACGGTATGGCTGTTTTGTTGGAAGATTTTCATGACGGTATCCGCCGCTGGCCCTGGTGGGCCCGGGGAACCTTTTGGGTGGTGGCCATCTGGTTCATTGAGATGAGCAGCGGTATGTTAATTAAGGCCCTCACCGGAACTATCCCCTGGGACTATACCGGGAGCACCCCCTGGCAAGTAGGCTGGTTCATCCGGCTGGACATGGCTCCCCTGTGGTTTGTGGTAGGCTTACTTTTTGAGCGGTTACATGATTTCCTTATTCGTAAATTAAGAATTTATTAG
- a CDS encoding electron transfer flavoprotein subunit beta/FixA family protein translates to MHIVVCVKQVPDTTEVKIDPKTNTLDRSSAPAIINPYDSHAVEEAVRIKERLGGKVTVISMGPPSAVEVIRRCITLGADEGYLLSDKAFAGSDTLATSYILAKGIEIINRQQPIDLIFCGKQAIDGDTAQVGPGIARRLGMPQLTYVNSVVDVDPEKREVKVHRKLDEGYEVVISKMPCLITVEKEINELRYASLPNMLRAATYQPTILGVKDLDADLSMMGLKGSPTSVAKIFAPSQRNQGEIIQGDDRSVVNQLVDKLARKIS, encoded by the coding sequence TTGCATATCGTTGTGTGCGTAAAACAAGTTCCTGATACAACCGAAGTAAAGATTGATCCCAAAACCAATACTTTGGACCGGTCCAGTGCCCCTGCCATTATTAACCCCTATGACAGCCACGCGGTGGAGGAGGCAGTGCGAATTAAGGAACGTTTGGGAGGAAAAGTCACGGTCATTTCCATGGGCCCCCCCAGCGCGGTGGAGGTTATTAGAAGGTGCATTACCCTTGGTGCCGATGAGGGTTATTTATTGAGTGATAAAGCCTTTGCCGGTTCTGACACCCTGGCCACCAGCTATATCTTAGCCAAGGGGATTGAGATCATTAACCGGCAGCAGCCCATTGACTTGATTTTTTGCGGTAAACAAGCCATTGACGGTGACACCGCCCAGGTGGGGCCGGGGATTGCCAGAAGGTTGGGGATGCCCCAGTTAACCTACGTTAACAGCGTGGTGGATGTTGATCCGGAGAAAAGGGAGGTAAAGGTTCACCGCAAGTTGGATGAAGGCTATGAGGTGGTTATCTCCAAAATGCCTTGCCTGATTACCGTAGAGAAGGAAATAAATGAATTAAGATATGCCTCCCTGCCTAATATGCTGCGGGCTGCCACTTACCAGCCCACCATCCTGGGAGTAAAGGATTTGGATGCTGATCTATCAATGATGGGACTCAAGGGTTCACCCACTTCCGTAGCCAAAATATTTGCCCCGTCCCAAAGGAACCAGGGAGAAATTATTCAAGGTGACGACAGATCAGTGGTTAATCAATTAGTAGACAAGCTGGCCCGGAAAATTTCTTAA
- a CDS encoding electron transfer flavoprotein subunit alpha, translating into MAVNVSPACMGCQACITTCPYEALFINDNGVCEVIKDKCVECGKCVEVCPVEALSLPKAAVEAKTTADPKSDPEANHTTATVKETPSVKVAQLSGDLGRYQGVWVFIEQREGRIMPVSLELLGAGRKLADKLGVELSGVLLGNQVRALVDTIYEYGADKIYLVDHPVLNYYRAETYMQVFVKLVNEYLPEIILMGATTTGRDLAGAVATELATGLTADCTALDIDTEKRLLLATRPAFGGNIMATIVAKNHRPQMATVRPKVMKMEQPVPGRRGVLITPEIELSETNLLTRVLEIVKEQGEQVNLQEAEIIVAGGRGLGDRDNFHRICGGLAEAIGARVGASRAAVEAGWIEQKYQVGQTGVTVAPKIYFALGISGAIQHLVGIRGSDIIIAINTDPNAPIFKECTYGIVGDVNKIVPLLIEPLQKLLAPNKADQGKQLGEGGVRYAS; encoded by the coding sequence ATGGCAGTTAATGTATCTCCTGCCTGTATGGGTTGCCAGGCCTGCATCACCACCTGCCCATATGAGGCTCTGTTTATAAATGATAACGGTGTTTGCGAAGTAATTAAGGATAAATGCGTGGAATGTGGTAAGTGCGTGGAAGTTTGCCCCGTAGAAGCTTTAAGTTTGCCTAAAGCTGCCGTTGAGGCTAAAACAACGGCTGACCCGAAATCCGATCCAGAAGCAAACCATACCACCGCTACAGTAAAAGAAACACCCTCCGTTAAAGTGGCTCAATTGTCGGGTGACCTGGGCCGCTACCAGGGAGTATGGGTATTTATCGAACAAAGAGAGGGACGGATTATGCCGGTGTCCCTGGAGCTGCTGGGTGCCGGTCGTAAACTGGCAGATAAACTGGGCGTAGAACTCTCTGGGGTGCTGCTGGGGAACCAGGTTCGTGCTTTGGTGGATACCATTTATGAATACGGGGCCGACAAGATTTACCTGGTGGATCACCCAGTGCTTAACTATTACCGGGCAGAAACCTATATGCAGGTGTTTGTCAAACTGGTTAATGAGTACCTGCCGGAAATTATTTTAATGGGGGCCACCACCACCGGGCGGGACCTGGCCGGAGCAGTGGCTACGGAACTAGCCACCGGTCTAACTGCCGATTGTACCGCTCTTGATATTGATACCGAAAAGCGTTTGCTTTTAGCCACCAGACCTGCTTTTGGCGGTAACATTATGGCCACCATTGTAGCTAAAAATCACCGGCCGCAAATGGCCACAGTGCGTCCCAAGGTGATGAAGATGGAGCAACCGGTGCCGGGACGGCGGGGTGTCCTGATAACACCGGAAATTGAGCTGAGTGAAACCAATCTGTTAACCCGGGTGTTAGAAATTGTTAAGGAGCAGGGCGAACAGGTTAATCTGCAGGAAGCCGAAATCATTGTGGCCGGCGGCCGGGGGCTGGGTGACCGGGACAACTTCCACAGAATTTGTGGCGGACTGGCCGAGGCCATCGGGGCCCGGGTAGGAGCTTCCCGGGCGGCCGTTGAGGCTGGTTGGATTGAACAAAAATACCAGGTTGGGCAAACCGGTGTCACTGTAGCACCGAAAATTTATTTTGCCCTGGGAATTTCCGGAGCCATTCAGCATTTGGTGGGTATCCGGGGTTCGGATATCATTATCGCCATTAATACTGACCCCAATGCTCCTATATTTAAAGAGTGCACCTACGGGATTGTAGGAGACGTTAATAAAATCGTGCCGTTATTAATAGAACCGTTACAGAAATTATTAGCACCAAATAAAGCTGACCAAGGCAAACAGCTCGGTGAAGGAGGTGTTCGCTATGCCTCATAA
- a CDS encoding FAD-dependent oxidoreductase, which produces MPHKFDVIVVGAGVAGLAAAYKLAKEGLSVVVIERGDYPGAKNVMGGVLYRAMMEEIIPEFWKEAPLQRPVVEQRFWLMDDQSVVTTGYKGQEWAKEPYNCFTVFRGQFDQWFARKCTEAGAVIINETTVESCIVEDDRVVGVRTNRPEGDLYANVVVLADGVNSLLAKQLGFHQEWKPQQVALAVMEQLKLPAQVIEDRFNLDPGMGATIEIFGGATLGMLGTAFIYTNKEHISIGVGVLLSQLRQMKVRPYELLEHLKNHPAVRPLIRNSEPVEYYAHLIPEGGYNAIPKLVGNGVVVVGDAAQLVNGIHREGSNLAMTSGKLAAEAIIRANQIGEFDVRALSHYEEKLRNSFVIKDLKKYKDASSLFERNPRYFNDYIPATNMALHEMLTVDGISKRDKQKLIMKRILSENSLFNLGKDLYQAWRAMR; this is translated from the coding sequence ATGCCTCATAAATTTGATGTGATTGTAGTGGGTGCCGGGGTAGCCGGTTTGGCTGCTGCCTATAAATTGGCCAAGGAAGGTCTATCCGTGGTGGTTATTGAGCGGGGGGATTATCCCGGGGCCAAAAACGTCATGGGTGGGGTCCTCTACCGGGCCATGATGGAGGAGATAATACCGGAGTTTTGGAAAGAAGCCCCCTTGCAGAGACCGGTGGTGGAACAGAGATTCTGGTTAATGGATGATCAATCAGTGGTAACCACCGGTTATAAAGGGCAGGAATGGGCTAAGGAACCCTATAACTGCTTCACGGTGTTCCGGGGCCAGTTTGACCAATGGTTTGCCCGCAAGTGTACCGAAGCCGGGGCGGTAATTATTAATGAAACCACGGTGGAATCATGTATTGTAGAAGATGACCGGGTGGTGGGTGTGCGTACCAACCGACCCGAAGGAGATCTTTACGCCAATGTGGTGGTACTGGCAGACGGGGTGAATTCCCTGTTAGCCAAACAATTGGGCTTTCACCAGGAGTGGAAGCCCCAGCAGGTGGCGCTGGCCGTCATGGAACAGCTGAAACTGCCCGCCCAGGTGATTGAAGACCGTTTTAACCTTGATCCGGGCATGGGGGCCACCATTGAAATATTTGGCGGGGCCACCCTGGGTATGCTGGGCACAGCCTTCATTTACACCAACAAGGAGCATATTTCCATCGGTGTTGGGGTATTGCTTTCCCAACTCCGGCAAATGAAAGTACGCCCCTATGAACTGCTGGAACATTTGAAAAACCACCCGGCAGTAAGACCATTAATTAGGAACAGTGAGCCGGTGGAATACTATGCCCATTTGATTCCCGAAGGGGGCTATAATGCCATCCCCAAACTGGTGGGCAACGGCGTGGTGGTGGTGGGCGATGCTGCCCAGTTGGTTAACGGTATCCACCGGGAAGGCAGTAATTTAGCCATGACCTCCGGAAAGCTGGCGGCTGAGGCCATCATCCGGGCTAATCAGATAGGTGAATTTGATGTGCGGGCGTTGTCCCACTATGAAGAAAAATTACGTAACAGCTTTGTCATCAAAGACTTGAAGAAATATAAAGATGCTTCCAGTCTGTTTGAAAGAAATCCCCGGTACTTTAATGACTATATCCCCGCCACCAACATGGCCTTGCACGAAATGTTGACGGTGGACGGGATAAGTAAACGGGATAAGCAAAAACTAATTATGAAACGGATCTTAAGCGAGAATTCCCTCTTCAACTTAGGTAAAGACTTATACCAAGCATGGAGGGCGATGAGATAA
- a CDS encoding ferredoxin family protein, which translates to MKNKFLKKVKDLKVQVNIDDKLYLNRWKPDHESHLAIIDPAVCAEKCADKDCTVFCPARVYEWRDGRIAIGYEGCLECGACRIACPHGNIQWRYPRGGYGVQFKLA; encoded by the coding sequence ATGAAAAATAAATTCTTAAAGAAAGTCAAGGATTTGAAAGTCCAGGTTAACATCGATGATAAATTATATCTCAACCGTTGGAAACCGGATCATGAGTCTCATCTGGCCATTATTGACCCGGCGGTTTGCGCAGAAAAATGTGCCGACAAGGATTGTACCGTATTTTGCCCGGCCAGGGTTTACGAGTGGCGGGATGGGCGGATAGCCATTGGTTATGAAGGTTGTCTGGAATGCGGTGCCTGCCGGATTGCCTGCCCCCATGGCAATATCCAGTGGCGCTACCCCCGGGGCGGTTACGGGGTTCAATTTAAACTGGCTTAG